A genomic window from Prunus persica cultivar Lovell chromosome G2, Prunus_persica_NCBIv2, whole genome shotgun sequence includes:
- the LOC18786137 gene encoding UDP-galactose/UDP-glucose transporter 4, with protein sequence MKNEEQARFLFGISLSDRPKWQQFLFCSSGFFFGYLVNGICEEYVYNRLQFSYGWYFTFVQGFVYLFLIYLQGFTTKQMVNPWKTYVKLSAVLMGSHGLTKGSLAFLNYPAQLMFKSTKVLPVMVMGAFIPGLRRKYPAHEYVSAVLLVVGLILFTLADAQTSPNFSVIGVLMVSGALVMDSFLGNLQEAIFTMNPETTQMEMLFCSTVVGLPFLIPPMLLTGELFKAWNSCWQHPYVYGVLIFEAMATFIGQVSVLSLIALFGAATTAMITTARKAVTLLLSYLIFTKPLTEEHGTGLLLIGMGITLKLLPENKPNQRVSNSSAMPKISKPASTEHERIRLENGGEDEEKSQLV encoded by the exons ATGAAGAACGAAGAGCAAGCTCGGTTTCTTTTTGGGATTTCGCTCTCTGACAGACCCAAATGGCAGCAATTCCTTTTTTGCTCTTCTGGGTTCTTCTTTGGCTACCTTGTTAATGGTATCTGCGAG GAATATGTGTATAATAGGCTACAATTCAG CTATGGTTGGTACTTCACATTTGTACAAGGATTTGTGTATCTTTTTCTGATTTACCTCCAAGGCTTCACCACCAAGCAAATGGTGAACCCATGGAAGACTTACGTGAAGCTATCTGCTGTGCTTATGGGTTCCCATGGTCTTACCAAAGGCTCCCTGGCTTTTCTCAACTATCCTGCACAGCTCATGTTCAAATCAACAAAG GTTCTGCCTGTAATGGTAATGGGAGCCTTCATACCAGGTCTGAGACGGAAGTATCCGGCTCACGAGTACGTTTCTGCAGTCCTTTTGGTGGTGGGTTTGATCCTATTCACCTTAGCGGATGCACAAACATCTCCCAACTTCAGTGTGATTGGTGTTTTGATGGTATCAGGTGCTCTAGTTATGGATTCCTTTTTGGGTAATTTGCAAGAAGCAATATTTACCATGAATCCTGAAACCACACAG ATGGAGATGCTGTTTTGCTCTACAGTAGTTGGCCTGCCTTTCTTGATTCCACCCATGCTTTTGACAGGAGAATTATTCAAAGCATGGAATTCATGTTGGCAG CATCCCTATGTCTACGGCGTGTTAATCTTTGAAGCCATGGCCACATTCATTGGCCAAGTCTCCGTCCTTTCCCTCATTGCGCTTTTTGGTGCTGCTACCACAGCCATG ATCACAACGGCTAGAAAGGCAGTCACATTACTGCTATCATACTTGATATTCACAAAGCCATTAACTGAAGAGCACGGGACTGGACTTCTGCTCATAGGTATGGGAATCACATTGAAGCTCTTGCCTGAAAATAAACCAAACCAGAGGGTTTCAAACTCATCTGCCATGCCCAAGATTTCAAAACCAGCTTCAACTGAACACGAAAGAATTCGACTCGAAAACGgtggagaagatgaagaaaagagtCAATTGGTCTGA
- the LOC18784818 gene encoding uncharacterized protein LOC18784818, with the protein MLQQHQRKPCPIERRPRMLLKDFLNENSNSCSSSGFKSFPRKRSPFNPRSPQKNLIEFDPKPTSSNSKNNPTITSKLLRSRSKAASTTISAFQSLMNAVKNIPFTTVKSPSFLPRSLSRRLLQSKFQSSSRKQSQNQVQITVRVKDIIRWTSFRDEMLPPPPPLDYASSPLHCTTSTTITGSTTTTCTTCSSSSNGSSWCDSDFTAEFLPSLVGSNSDPHADEEVGKKYLPCVGKDFMEEEASTTGTGSCNIALGPQVEILLGDEDEQHSPVSVLDCQFGEDEDDSFTSTFDQSLANVGDEDEEMAMELLNYVKATSSSPDSCEEGHLEDKLLLDFFREEMSVQRNQTDDGFQWEMVSKAKAWVSGEHNELEWGLEHKKEACVRDMHKGGRWNKFEYEQEEMALEIETAMTDFLMEELLVDLLSR; encoded by the exons ATGTTGCAGCAGCATCAAAGAAAGCCTTGTCCAATAGAGCGCAGGCCTAGAATGCTCCTCAAAGATTTCCTCAATGAGAATTCTAACTCATGTTCTTCAAGTGGGTTCAAATCATTCCCCAGAAAACGATCACCATTCAATCCCAGGAGTCCCCAGAAGAACCTCATTGAATTTGATCCAAAACCAACAagttcaaactcaaaaaataacCCCACCATTACCAGCAAATTACTCAGAAGCAGATCAAAGGCAGCCTCCACCACAATCTCAGCCTTCCAGTCCCTCATGAATGCAGTTAAAAACATCCCATTTACCACGGTAAAATCTCCCTCCTTTTTACCTCGAAGCCTCTCAAGGAGGCTGCTGCAGTCAAAATTTCAGAGCTCATCGAGAAAGCAGAGTCAAAACCAAGTCCAAATTACTGTGAGAGTCAAGGACATCATACGGTGGACATCGTTCCGCGATGAAATGttacctccacctccaccgtTGGATTATGCTTCTTCACCTCTCCATTGTACCACAAGCACCACCATAACAGGGTCCACAACTACTACTTGTACAACTtgtagcagcagcagcaatggGTCAAGCTGGTGTGACAGTGATTTTACCGCAGAGTTTTTACCGTCTTTGGTTGGTAGTAACTCTGACCCTCACGCTGATGAGGAGGTTGgtaaaaaatatttaccatGTGTCGGCAAGGATTTCATGGAGGAGGAGGCATCAACAACAGGGACAGGAAGTTGCAATATTGCTTTGGGACCCCAG GTTGAGATACTGCTGGGTGATGAAGATGAACAGCACAGTCCAGTTTCAGTGCTTGATTGTCAATTTggggaagatgaagatgattcATTTACAAGTACTTTTGATCAAAGCCTTGCCAATGTgggtgatgaagatgaagaaatggCCATGGAGCTGTTGAATTATGTCAAAGCAACTAGCTCATCACCAGACAGCTGTGAGGAAGGCCATTTGGAAGATAAACTGCTGTTGGATTTCTTTAGAGAAGAAATGAGTGTCCAAAGAAATCAAACTGATGATGGATTTCAATGGGAGATGGTGAGCAAAGCAAAAGCTTGGGTGAGTGGAGAACACAATGAACTTGAGTGGGGGCTAGAGCACAAGAAGGAAGCTTGTGTTAGAGACATGCATAAAGGAGGGAGGTGGAACAAGTTTGAGTATGAGCAAGAGGAGATGGCCTTAGAAATTGAGACTGCCATGACAGATTTCTTGATGGAGGAGCTTCTGGTTGATCTCTTATcaagataa